In Methylococcus geothermalis, one genomic interval encodes:
- a CDS encoding cytochrome C yields the protein MHTLRPFTETHPFRGLILGGSLLALASLLAPQAVLAAAKIKISKAAWSEKAGTLTIKGSAKGNSGPVDVYDINGRRLGGGQGDGFALTLSRQDLAGIPCAVRVQSGDTEAIKPVKGAPKSCSGAPACSIVSPGQGAAIQVGVDTHFEATATAKDPAAQPFAYQWDFAGGAMGELIAGTNPPAYKRPDTLSTMVAFVRNDSRYRVRFIATDAKGRRCEDAVEVVVGSPPTGLPAKVSEQPAPKLGAELDGTKGDVVVLPFEEWTYQNLSDMRYGSNGYGSFSPTVNNIRAYAFKKDRLPVFLDDSAVELRYSAASNPNDPVGGDSINSTSHNWPTTAALLDAALKKTDVWEIPTRPDAQKAEGYFACSWMMTGYWGGYGCGDAQGLPTVDEGYFKAKKDDAGAIVSDDPNTDQGHGAYMPGRENPYFANSPQPFSKFVANEKSRKEGVADKPAGWFEANLLPYTDTDDQGRVNPFSLVRVEAVAKGSNGVLAKTDGVVSAGRDFHCRECHAKGKVGANPNAPYTKAAFASSAWGKYGLEASKTLPGYSSYAIPDEKIPERPEFFDVSDIGGDPASIFDQEYAAALNYSSLHQYYDIITFLNDMMYAVSKTYLSDDEKQHPANIEKDTPRPCYGCHATALSFDPFKNSWWDEDGFKVDDSIYAPNYSIAMHRFHGELQWNANKTDIVRDAKGAHVRWDWKTKGPNDSTKTGSLFPIFDDQGKQLPMEENCLRCHAGHREQLYRDRMYTAGVTCYDCHGDMLAVGEAFPKNYLANKDKLGSVERDDYRVPWFDEPDCGSCHVGDGNKGADKSGGFFSAGVMKRAFDDADWSATTRAVNRSDPDSRRFSAAPLATYQAAIPTDFYYDVDEATGSFLTKTVDTKIDAAVFRFGKDRHGNVACAACHGAAHSVWPNRDPGSNDNVTALQLQGHTGTILECNVCHTADSFAKKEDLDGGQYSGDAQTGILGGPHDMHPVNDPYWWKQADGDTANSDGSTYGGWHNDYAKLPGAKGEDQCAACHGNDHKGTRLSKTPVDRVFDFRGFDGKKLKKAGFKTKVVKVAAGTPIGCDTCHSLETSFKGSPGH from the coding sequence ATGCATACCCTTCGTCCTTTCACGGAAACACATCCCTTCAGGGGCCTCATCCTCGGAGGCTCTCTGCTTGCCCTGGCTTCATTGCTGGCGCCGCAAGCGGTTCTGGCCGCCGCCAAGATCAAGATTTCCAAGGCGGCCTGGTCGGAGAAGGCCGGCACCTTGACGATCAAGGGCAGCGCCAAGGGCAACAGCGGCCCGGTCGACGTCTACGACATCAACGGCCGGCGGTTGGGCGGCGGCCAGGGCGACGGTTTCGCGTTGACGCTGAGCCGCCAGGACTTGGCGGGTATCCCTTGCGCGGTGCGGGTGCAGTCCGGCGACACCGAGGCGATCAAGCCGGTGAAGGGCGCGCCCAAGTCCTGCTCGGGCGCGCCTGCCTGCAGCATCGTCAGCCCCGGCCAAGGCGCTGCGATCCAAGTCGGGGTCGATACCCATTTCGAAGCCACCGCCACGGCCAAGGACCCGGCGGCGCAGCCGTTCGCCTACCAATGGGACTTCGCCGGCGGCGCCATGGGCGAACTCATCGCCGGCACCAACCCGCCTGCCTACAAGCGGCCGGACACCCTGTCCACCATGGTCGCGTTCGTCCGCAACGACAGCCGTTACCGGGTCAGGTTCATCGCCACCGACGCCAAGGGGCGACGCTGCGAGGACGCGGTGGAGGTGGTTGTCGGCAGTCCCCCGACAGGCTTGCCGGCCAAGGTGTCCGAGCAGCCGGCGCCAAAGCTGGGGGCGGAACTGGACGGCACCAAGGGCGACGTCGTGGTCCTGCCGTTCGAGGAATGGACCTACCAGAACCTGAGCGACATGCGATACGGTTCCAACGGCTATGGCTCCTTTTCACCGACCGTCAACAACATTCGGGCCTATGCTTTCAAGAAGGATCGCCTGCCCGTATTTCTGGATGATAGCGCCGTAGAACTCCGATATTCGGCAGCCTCGAATCCGAACGACCCCGTCGGCGGAGACTCCATCAATTCCACCAGCCACAACTGGCCGACGACGGCCGCCCTACTCGATGCGGCACTGAAAAAAACCGACGTGTGGGAGATACCCACGCGCCCGGATGCGCAAAAGGCCGAAGGCTATTTCGCCTGTTCCTGGATGATGACCGGATACTGGGGGGGCTACGGTTGTGGCGACGCTCAAGGTTTGCCTACGGTCGATGAAGGGTATTTCAAAGCCAAGAAAGACGATGCCGGCGCGATCGTATCGGACGATCCCAATACCGATCAGGGGCATGGTGCTTATATGCCGGGCCGGGAAAATCCCTATTTCGCCAATTCCCCGCAGCCATTCTCCAAATTCGTTGCCAACGAAAAATCCAGGAAGGAGGGCGTGGCCGACAAGCCGGCGGGGTGGTTCGAGGCCAACCTTCTGCCCTACACCGACACCGACGACCAGGGGAGAGTCAATCCGTTCTCGCTGGTGCGCGTCGAAGCTGTGGCCAAGGGAAGCAACGGCGTTCTTGCCAAGACCGACGGCGTGGTCAGCGCCGGGCGCGATTTTCATTGCCGGGAATGCCATGCCAAAGGCAAGGTTGGAGCGAACCCCAACGCGCCCTACACCAAGGCGGCATTTGCTTCCAGCGCTTGGGGCAAATACGGACTGGAGGCGAGCAAGACACTGCCCGGTTATTCCTCGTACGCGATTCCCGATGAAAAAATACCCGAAAGGCCCGAGTTTTTCGACGTATCCGATATCGGCGGTGATCCGGCGAGCATATTTGACCAGGAGTACGCGGCGGCCTTGAATTATTCGAGCCTGCATCAGTATTACGACATCATAACGTTTCTCAACGACATGATGTATGCCGTAAGCAAGACCTACCTTTCGGATGACGAAAAACAGCATCCCGCGAATATAGAAAAGGATACGCCGCGTCCCTGTTACGGATGTCATGCGACCGCTTTGTCTTTTGATCCTTTCAAAAACAGCTGGTGGGATGAAGATGGCTTCAAGGTCGATGATTCCATCTACGCGCCCAATTATTCCATTGCCATGCACCGCTTCCACGGCGAACTCCAGTGGAATGCCAATAAGACCGACATCGTGCGGGATGCCAAAGGCGCTCACGTACGCTGGGATTGGAAGACCAAAGGGCCGAACGATTCCACCAAGACCGGCAGCCTGTTCCCGATCTTCGACGACCAGGGCAAGCAATTGCCGATGGAAGAGAACTGCCTGAGGTGCCATGCGGGTCATCGCGAGCAACTCTACCGCGACCGCATGTACACGGCGGGCGTCACCTGTTACGACTGCCACGGCGACATGCTGGCGGTGGGAGAAGCATTCCCGAAGAATTATCTTGCCAACAAGGACAAGCTGGGTTCGGTCGAACGCGACGATTACCGGGTGCCATGGTTCGACGAACCGGACTGCGGTTCCTGTCATGTCGGTGACGGTAACAAGGGCGCCGACAAGAGCGGTGGCTTCTTCAGCGCTGGCGTGATGAAACGGGCATTTGACGATGCGGATTGGTCGGCGACGACCCGTGCGGTGAATCGCAGCGATCCGGATTCGCGCCGTTTCTCGGCCGCTCCTTTGGCGACCTATCAAGCGGCCATTCCCACGGACTTCTATTACGACGTGGATGAGGCAACGGGATCGTTCCTTACCAAGACGGTGGATACCAAGATCGACGCAGCCGTATTCCGCTTCGGCAAGGATCGCCACGGCAACGTCGCCTGCGCCGCCTGCCACGGTGCCGCCCACTCGGTCTGGCCCAACCGCGATCCGGGTTCGAACGACAACGTCACCGCGCTGCAGCTTCAGGGCCATACCGGCACCATCCTGGAGTGCAACGTCTGCCACACCGCGGACTCGTTCGCCAAGAAGGAAGACCTGGACGGCGGCCAGTACAGCGGCGACGCGCAGACCGGCATCCTGGGCGGACCGCACGACATGCATCCCGTCAACGACCCGTACTGGTGGAAGCAGGCCGACGGTGACACTGCCAACAGCGACGGCAGCACCTACGGCGGCTGGCACAACGACTACGCCAAGCTGCCCGGCGCCAAGGGCGAAGACCAGTGCGCGGCCTGCCATGGCAACGACCACAAGGGCACCCGTCTGTCCAAGACGCCGGTGGACCGGGTGTTCGACTTCCGCGGCTTCGACGGCAAGAAGCTGAAGAAGGCCGGGTTCAAGACCAAGGTCGTGAAAGTGGCCGCCGGCACCCCGATCGGCTGCGACACCTGCCATAGCCTGGAAACCAGCTTCAAGGGGTCGCCGGGGCACTGA
- the ccmE gene encoding cytochrome c maturation protein CcmE, giving the protein MMTPRRRRMMWVALMIAGVCIAAFFALTAFQKNLLYFYTPSQVASGEAPKGYPFRIGGLVVKESVKREPDSLSVRFEVSDGPNAVPVLYTGILPDLFREGQGIIAVGQIDDTGTFQATEVLAKHDENYMPPEVAESLKKNGQLPVDYTEYQKK; this is encoded by the coding sequence ATGATGACGCCGCGCCGCAGACGCATGATGTGGGTGGCGCTGATGATCGCCGGCGTGTGCATCGCCGCCTTCTTCGCCCTCACCGCCTTCCAGAAGAATCTCCTTTATTTCTATACCCCTTCCCAGGTGGCCTCCGGCGAAGCGCCGAAGGGCTACCCGTTCCGCATCGGCGGGCTGGTGGTCAAGGAAAGCGTGAAGCGGGAACCGGACAGCCTGAGCGTGCGCTTCGAGGTCTCCGACGGCCCCAACGCCGTGCCGGTGCTCTATACCGGCATCCTTCCCGACTTGTTCCGGGAAGGCCAGGGCATCATCGCCGTGGGCCAGATCGACGATACCGGTACCTTCCAGGCGACCGAGGTACTGGCCAAGCACGACGAGAACTACATGCCGCCCGAAGTCGCCGAATCACTGAAAAAGAACGGCCAACTTCCCGTCGACTATACGGAGTACCAGAAGAAATGA
- a CDS encoding PKD domain-containing protein codes for MNSKYLHQSGGPLGVATAVAALVLALGGGGAQAASVTGSAKVDAGLGKVNVKGKAAGLAPGSWVSIYDADSDMLLYTAKTDGKQKFKITLQNGGVPCRLRLETGDGGKVLIPVGGADASCKKAVACAIQSPAGDVEISEGQSVEFAAAAKAKKKVTLDYLWTVSDGSEPSKTSNFSHQFHHAGQYRVKLNVADSTGNQCADDVVVRVVPPNANPYPKVSERPAPATAEALNAPDGAYVVMPFEETGMQGGSQVTLPYNPLIPYNTLNAQVFRKVKQKPALVDPSELDVFYSAASNPKDPVGSDSINSTSQNRFSTGEAGANWDPAQTTGSQTVLIGGRNFAEATLRKTEMWDKIDQPNSDLSGKPKSGKSMAEQQSTFTPAKPMMQLDEGIRGNADEGVWARKMPGAANPYQANDPQQISAYDDPSKTFLAQFIPASDVDDKGRVNPYPLFRVEAREKGGNVVAKTDAVFSTASETRCRECHAKGKVAADESVWRTPVRETELANADGSPGPATGAGSYPAGNTGYNGIWPPAIHNVFNVNAYDPLPPNKPATYLLPGAVPADASGLRTDRVAESRIGADGKLQIRLKFKDAAEYGDPDDWVAQEKAALFNALVLHDYMVKYSPTGTISSQIADLVEDKLNGSRGAAMYFCNGHHTSQLKFDTGVAGRSYPSNRSDYSRAFHAFHGKMQVYAQDVSSSESADGLEHKKGDLIRDRRGHPLMFGGRGWDSQHDDNNGVPVKADGSTTSYAWDTGKNDWAPDQFPMHGKGELQYPFGESVAQEENCVKCHTGPTEKAYRDIHYASGLKCENCHGDMLAVGNAYSSPRYDANLSGAGAYVGDSIHFRRPWLDEPDCGSCHVGDGNRKDPNQGFFSAGVKKVAWQANDPAKASVFPDDARFAVMPIVETRKEKATDKDGNTVYVDKQVSVALFRKSKDVHGSGSGGAIACSACHGGSHAIWPNADPDANDNVTAKQLQGYDGNIVECSVCHVKDDFKEGLVATDGGTSNKGVAQGVRDGKVVDATSARAYLAGPHGMHPVNDPYWWKEAAASAPNASGTRKGGWHNDFAKKPGPFGEDQCAACHGSDHKGTRLSKTLTAREFVNEKGKVVKVAANTPIGCNLCHSLQKSFTGVPTGQPKAYPPPMPSPIHGGGDGGGGGHGH; via the coding sequence ATGAACTCGAAATATCTTCATCAATCCGGCGGGCCGCTGGGCGTGGCGACAGCCGTCGCCGCGCTGGTGCTCGCCCTTGGCGGCGGAGGGGCCCAGGCCGCTTCCGTCACCGGCTCGGCCAAGGTCGATGCCGGGTTGGGCAAGGTCAACGTCAAAGGCAAGGCCGCTGGCCTTGCGCCGGGCTCGTGGGTATCGATCTACGATGCCGACAGCGACATGCTTCTGTACACCGCCAAGACAGACGGCAAACAGAAGTTCAAGATCACGCTGCAGAACGGCGGTGTGCCCTGCCGGCTGCGCCTGGAAACCGGCGACGGCGGCAAGGTCCTGATTCCGGTGGGCGGAGCCGATGCCTCGTGCAAGAAGGCGGTGGCCTGCGCCATCCAGAGCCCGGCGGGCGACGTGGAAATCAGCGAAGGCCAGTCGGTCGAGTTCGCCGCCGCGGCCAAGGCGAAGAAGAAGGTGACGCTGGATTACCTTTGGACCGTGAGCGACGGTTCGGAACCGTCCAAGACCTCGAACTTCTCGCATCAGTTCCATCACGCCGGCCAGTACCGGGTGAAGCTGAACGTGGCCGATTCCACCGGCAACCAGTGCGCGGACGATGTGGTCGTCCGGGTGGTGCCGCCGAACGCCAACCCGTACCCGAAGGTGTCCGAGCGTCCCGCGCCCGCGACCGCCGAGGCGCTCAACGCGCCGGACGGAGCCTACGTCGTGATGCCGTTCGAGGAAACCGGCATGCAGGGCGGCAGCCAGGTCACGCTGCCGTACAACCCGCTGATCCCGTATAACACGCTGAACGCGCAAGTGTTCAGGAAGGTGAAGCAGAAGCCGGCGCTCGTCGATCCCAGCGAGCTCGACGTCTTCTACTCGGCAGCCTCCAACCCGAAGGACCCGGTGGGGAGCGATTCCATCAACTCGACCAGCCAGAACCGGTTTTCGACCGGGGAAGCCGGCGCCAACTGGGATCCCGCCCAGACCACCGGCAGCCAGACCGTCCTGATCGGCGGCCGCAACTTCGCCGAAGCCACGCTGCGCAAGACGGAGATGTGGGACAAGATCGACCAGCCCAACTCGGACCTTTCCGGCAAGCCCAAGAGCGGCAAGTCGATGGCGGAGCAGCAGAGCACGTTCACGCCCGCCAAGCCCATGATGCAGCTCGACGAGGGCATCCGCGGCAACGCCGACGAGGGGGTATGGGCGCGCAAGATGCCGGGCGCGGCGAATCCGTACCAGGCCAACGACCCGCAGCAGATTTCCGCCTATGACGATCCGTCCAAGACCTTCCTCGCCCAGTTCATCCCGGCGAGCGACGTCGACGACAAGGGACGGGTCAATCCCTATCCGCTGTTCCGGGTGGAAGCCAGGGAGAAAGGCGGCAACGTCGTGGCCAAGACCGACGCGGTATTCTCCACCGCTTCGGAAACCCGTTGCCGCGAGTGTCACGCCAAGGGCAAGGTGGCCGCAGACGAATCCGTGTGGCGGACCCCGGTACGGGAAACCGAGTTGGCCAACGCGGACGGAAGCCCCGGTCCGGCCACCGGCGCGGGAAGCTATCCCGCGGGCAACACCGGCTACAACGGCATCTGGCCGCCGGCGATCCACAACGTGTTCAACGTCAATGCCTACGATCCGTTGCCGCCCAACAAGCCGGCGACCTACCTGTTGCCGGGCGCGGTGCCGGCGGATGCTTCCGGGCTGCGTACCGACCGGGTCGCGGAGTCGCGCATCGGCGCGGACGGCAAGCTCCAGATCCGCCTGAAGTTCAAGGATGCGGCGGAGTACGGCGATCCGGACGACTGGGTCGCCCAGGAAAAGGCGGCGCTGTTCAACGCCCTGGTGCTGCACGACTACATGGTGAAATACAGCCCGACCGGCACCATCTCCTCGCAGATCGCCGATCTCGTCGAGGACAAGCTCAATGGCAGCCGGGGCGCGGCGATGTATTTCTGTAACGGGCATCACACCAGCCAGTTGAAGTTCGACACGGGTGTCGCGGGCCGCTCCTACCCTTCCAACCGTTCCGACTATTCGCGGGCTTTCCACGCCTTTCACGGCAAGATGCAGGTCTATGCCCAGGATGTCTCGTCTTCCGAAAGCGCCGACGGCCTGGAACACAAGAAGGGCGATCTGATCCGCGACCGGCGCGGCCATCCGCTGATGTTCGGCGGCCGCGGCTGGGATTCGCAGCACGACGACAACAACGGGGTTCCGGTCAAGGCGGACGGCTCGACGACCAGCTATGCCTGGGATACGGGCAAGAATGACTGGGCGCCGGACCAATTCCCGATGCATGGGAAGGGCGAGCTGCAGTACCCGTTCGGCGAGAGCGTGGCGCAGGAGGAGAACTGCGTGAAGTGCCACACCGGCCCTACCGAGAAAGCCTACCGCGACATCCACTACGCCTCGGGCCTCAAGTGCGAAAACTGCCACGGCGACATGCTGGCGGTCGGCAACGCGTACTCCAGCCCTCGCTACGATGCGAACCTGAGCGGCGCCGGTGCCTATGTCGGCGATTCCATCCACTTCAGAAGGCCCTGGCTGGACGAGCCGGATTGCGGTTCGTGTCACGTCGGCGACGGCAATCGGAAGGACCCGAACCAGGGATTCTTCAGCGCCGGCGTGAAGAAAGTCGCCTGGCAGGCGAACGATCCGGCCAAGGCCAGCGTGTTCCCGGACGATGCCCGCTTCGCGGTCATGCCCATCGTCGAGACGCGCAAGGAGAAAGCGACCGACAAGGACGGCAACACCGTCTACGTGGACAAGCAGGTATCGGTCGCGCTGTTCCGCAAGAGCAAGGACGTGCACGGCAGCGGATCGGGCGGCGCCATCGCCTGTTCGGCCTGCCACGGCGGCTCCCATGCCATCTGGCCGAACGCCGACCCCGACGCCAACGACAACGTGACGGCCAAGCAGCTGCAAGGCTACGACGGCAACATCGTCGAGTGCTCGGTCTGTCACGTCAAGGACGACTTCAAGGAAGGCCTGGTGGCCACCGACGGCGGCACCAGCAACAAGGGCGTGGCGCAGGGCGTGCGCGATGGCAAGGTGGTCGACGCCACCAGCGCGCGGGCCTACCTGGCCGGGCCGCACGGCATGCATCCGGTCAACGATCCGTACTGGTGGAAGGAAGCCGCGGCTTCCGCGCCCAACGCCAGCGGCACCCGCAAGGGCGGTTGGCACAACGACTTCGCCAAGAAGCCGGGGCCGTTCGGTGAAGACCAGTGCGCCGCCTGTCACGGCAGCGACCACAAGGGTACGCGGTTGTCGAAGACTTTGACGGCCCGCGAGTTCGTGAACGAGAAGGGCAAGGTGGTGAAAGTGGCCGCCAATACCCCGATCGGCTGCAACCTCTGCCACAGCCTGCAGAAGAGCTTCACGGGCGTTCCCACCGGACAGCCGAAGGCCTATCCGCCGCCGATGCCCTCGCCGATCCATGGCGGTGGGGACGGCGGAGGTGGCGGCCACGGCCACTGA
- the ccmD gene encoding heme exporter protein CcmD, which yields MNFQAFFHMGGYAVYVWTSYGLCLAVLVFNLIAPLRRKNEMLKSLRRQLKQESRP from the coding sequence ATGAATTTCCAAGCGTTCTTCCATATGGGCGGCTATGCCGTCTACGTATGGACTTCCTACGGCCTGTGTTTGGCCGTGCTCGTCTTCAACCTGATCGCTCCACTGCGCCGGAAAAACGAAATGCTGAAAAGCCTTCGCCGCCAGTTGAAGCAGGAGTCCCGCCCATGA
- a CDS encoding Uma2 family endonuclease gives MSRPAERLAEYRDLFDLPEHVIGEILNGQLITQPRPAPKHVLATSILGDELVGPFQRGRGGPGGWWILDEPEMHLGPHILVPDLAGWRRERMPTLPDEAYFTLAPDWACEVLSPCTARIDRVVKMPIYAGQGVQWLWLVEPDLHTLEVFRLLDGHWLLEGAWQEADEVRAPPFAELAFSLADLWASAPAPQAEEERGTG, from the coding sequence ATGAGCCGCCCCGCCGAACGCCTGGCCGAATACCGCGACCTGTTCGATCTGCCCGAACACGTTATCGGCGAAATCCTGAACGGCCAGCTCATTACCCAGCCTCGCCCGGCGCCGAAACACGTGCTCGCCACATCCATCCTTGGCGACGAACTGGTCGGCCCGTTTCAGAGAGGTCGCGGTGGTCCCGGCGGCTGGTGGATCCTCGACGAACCCGAAATGCATCTGGGACCGCACATCCTGGTGCCCGACCTGGCCGGCTGGCGGCGCGAGCGGATGCCCACCCTGCCCGACGAGGCCTATTTCACCCTGGCGCCGGATTGGGCGTGCGAAGTGCTCTCCCCCTGCACCGCCCGCATCGACCGCGTGGTCAAGATGCCGATCTACGCCGGACAAGGCGTGCAGTGGCTGTGGCTGGTGGAGCCGGATCTGCACACGCTGGAGGTCTTTCGCCTCCTCGACGGCCATTGGCTGCTGGAAGGCGCCTGGCAGGAAGCCGACGAGGTGCGCGCCCCACCTTTTGCCGAGCTGGCATTCTCCCTGGCCGATCTTTGGGCATCCGCGCCGGCCCCGCAGGCTGAAGAGGAACGGGGAACGGGCTGA